In Chlorobiota bacterium, the sequence CATCCTGGGTTCCTTCAACATCCCCCAAAATCCTGTACAAAAAATTGAACAGGCGGTTGTTGTACAGTTCCACAAGTTTGGCCACCGCTTTGGTGTCCCCCTGCTGCACGCGCAGCATCAGGGCGTTCCCCACATCGGTTGTTTCTTCGGTTGCTGTGTTCGTCTCCGGCATCATGGCCGGTGAAGATACGACAGAGCGATCCATCTTTTGCCGTTGCTGCCGATGTTGCCCCCTGCCCACACGCAAGCCTTGCCCCTCGGCTTCAGCGGCTGGGATTGATTGGTCACCAAACAGGCCAAGCGCAGCGGTCATGGCGTTACAGGGTTCTTGAACAAGATCGAACGGCCAGTGAATTCAGCCGAAGACACTCGCAAGCCAATCTGGCGTTACGCAGTTCAGCAAGGGTTGCGGTGGTTGTGCGGATTGGTGGGGAAATGGCAAAATCGCCAACGGCAACAAGGCAGCTTCCAACGGAAGGAAGCCACCGGCGGAATGGTTGCAATGCTTAGGACGCGCGACGGCGGCTTAGCTGGTGACAGCCAGCAGCACCGCAGCAACGATCGTGCCCCACATCAGGGCGTAGGAGAAACGACGTGCAAATTGGAGAGAGTACATTCGGGACTCCGAAGGTTCGTTGGCCAACAGGAGGAACGCCAACGATTGCAAGGGAAACGTGAGTTGGAAAGCATTGGCCACCCCCCCCGAAAACCGAAGCACAGCCGCTGCTTGTTTGAAAAGGTTGGCAAATATACAGCGATTCCTGTGCAATCCACCACCGCTGGTGAAAAATCACGAAACTGTAATCTTTCGATGAGTTCATTTAAAGTTCGCACCTCAAGCATCACTCGAAATCATGCTCGAAATATGGTATGGAACGGTCGCCAGGCTTCCCTTTTCCCGATGACTTCTGCGCGATTGTTTCCTGCAATTTTTCGGCAAACACCTTCGCCGGATTGTAGCCATAATGCTTCAACAGGTAGTTCAGCGCAATGACTTCGGCAATGACGGTGATGTTCTTGCCGGAAAAAATTGGCAAGCGAACCAACGGAAGTTCGATCTCCAACAACGTGGTGGTGTCGTCATCAAGGCCGGTGCGGGTGTATTCGGTTGCGGGATCCCATTCCTCCAACTTCACAATCAGCTCCACCCGTTTTTGGAAGCGGATGGCGCGGATCCCGAACATCTGGCGAATATCAATCAGCCCCAGCCCGCGAACCTCCATGAAATGCTGGGTCAGCGCGGTTCCAGCCCCCATCAGAATTCCCTCCCCTTTTCGCGTCACCATCACAACATCGTCGGCAACAAGGCGGTGGCCCCGTTCCACAAGGTCCAGGGCTATCTCGCTTTTCCCGATTCCTGAGCGGCCAACGAACAGGATGCCAACGCCATACACATCAACAAACGCGCCGTGGATTGGGGCGTACGCGCTGAACTGGTCATCAAGGAAATCGCCCAGGAAATAGACCGCTTTGGTGGTGTCGTGGCGGGTGCTGAACAGCGCGATCCCACGCTGGGTGGCGATCTGCACCAGTTCTGGTTCCAGGCTGTTCCCCGAGGTGAGAATCAAGCAGGGGACATCGAACTCCAAAACGGTTCGGAAGGCTTCGATCCTCCGTTCCAGCGGCAGGCTTTTCAGGTAGTAGAACTCGGTGTTGCCAATCACCTGGACCCGGTGGTAGCTGAACAGCCGGGTGTAGCCGGTCAGTGCCAACTGCGGGCGGTGGAGGTTCTTGTCGGTGATAAGTTTTTCCCGACCGACCCCCTCGTTCAACGGAACAAGCGCGAACCGCTCGCGGCATTCGTCGGCAAGGAATCCCACGCTGATGCTCCCCTTTCGGATCTCCTGGATGCTCTCAAAAACTGACATAGGCTGCTGGTTTGTGAAGTGGGCGGAACCGATTCCGGCGCAAGTTATCGAAGCCGGCAGGAACAGGGATAGGAAGATGACATAGATGGCGACTCTTTTGCGGGATATATAAATACACGGAGGGTTGCGCGTTGCAACCCTCCGTTCGTTGATGCTCTTCTTTTTTTTCGCCAGCCAATGGTTAATAGATGGTTCCGGTCTGCGGCTCCGTTTTTTGATGGTGGCGGTTTTCGTGGCGTTTTTGCTTGTATTTGACCAGCATCCGCTCAAGTTTATCCACGCAGCCCACAATGGATTTTTTGAACTCGTCGGTGCGTTCTTTGGCGACAAGACGGTCTTTATTCACAAACAGGCTGATCTCAGCGGTTTTGTCCACCCCCATCTTGGTCTCATCTTCCAGAACGATGTCAGCCCCCAAAATTCCATCATAGACGTGCCGAAGGCTGTGGACAGCGTCGGCGGCAAACTGCTGCAGATCGGGGCGCGCTTTGAAGTGGCGCGCTGTGAGCTTGATGTTCATAACGTCTGCTCCTATCTCTATTTATGGTGATCGAACCCAGCCCCCGCTATCGTTTCCGCAGGAACTGGAAGTTAAGCCCTATGGTGATCGAGAAGCCCCCCATCTGAAGCGTTGTGCTTCGTTCGGGCAGCGTTGCGACCCCGCGCGAGCTGGTAAGAATCGCTTGAAAGACATCGTGGCGCACGGGCATCATGCTGAACGCCGCCTCGATACAAACCCCACGGATTGGACGTTGGACCGAGCGGTCGAACCGCAAGTCCAGCCCCGCATACAGTTTCCCCCCCACCGCCACCCCCCAACTATCGGCGTTGATACTTGGCCGATAATATTCAGCAGCTTGCGTCTGCTGGCGGGCAGTGGTGTTCCACATCACTGAGGAGACCACCGGGCCAGCAACTGCGCCAACGTAGCTGGTAAACTGCGAACGAATCGGCGCATACTCCACCCCCACAAACAACGGCAATGTTTTCACAGAAAAATCTTCCACCACCGAGGCCACCACACTTCCTTGCATTGCCGAGTCGGTCCCTTTGGGGCTTTGCGTCACGTCGTACAAATCAACTGTGCTTGCTCCAAAATAAGTTCCGTAGCCAACCACGCGAAGGTCTTCGGTCAGGCCCACCCGCAACGATAGCGTTGGCGCAGGGATTGCCGAAAAACCGGTAATGGAGCCGCCAAGTTTTCGGTACTCATCGAACAACGTACCCCCCCCTGGAGCTGTGAAAATTTCCAGTCCAGCGGTGAAAACATCCAGAAGTTGAGCGCGTGGCGCGTGGTGGAGGCTGTCGTTATCAGTGAGTATTGTGACGCGAGTCCCATCTTGCTCCTGAGCCAGTGCTGTTGGTGCTGCCGAAAAATACAGTCCGGCAATACAAAAGGCAACGCATTGGACGCACAGAACAAAATTTTTATTGCTTCTAAACGGGGAGCGGCGTGGCATTACGGTTCCTGTTGGTTCGGCGGCGGGCCATCGTTTCCGTCGTCGGTGGCGCGTGGGTGGGCAAGGTTGTAGGCGTTCTTCAGCCGCTCGATGGTGACGTGGGTATAGATTTGGGTGCTGCTTAACGAGGAATGCCCCAGCAATTCCCCCACCTCGCGGATTCCCGCGCCAGCATCCAGCAGATGCGTGGCGAAGGTGTGGCGCAGCACGTGCGGGCTTTTTTTCTTCTGCTCGGTAACTCCCTTCATGTAGCGGCGCACCACACGGTAGATTCCCCCTCCATCGAATGGGTTGCCGCGATTGGTCAGGAACAGCGCGTCGGGGGATTCGGCGGTTGCCAGTTCGGACCGCACGCCCAAGTATTCCCGCAGCACCTGGGTAGCGCGACCGCCAAAGGGGACGATCCGTTCCTTCCCCCCCTTCCCCAAAACTTTCACGGTGTTGTTTGCGTG encodes:
- a CDS encoding HPr kinase/phosphorylase, with amino-acid sequence MSVFESIQEIRKGSISVGFLADECRERFALVPLNEGVGREKLITDKNLHRPQLALTGYTRLFSYHRVQVIGNTEFYYLKSLPLERRIEAFRTVLEFDVPCLILTSGNSLEPELVQIATQRGIALFSTRHDTTKAVYFLGDFLDDQFSAYAPIHGAFVDVYGVGILFVGRSGIGKSEIALDLVERGHRLVADDVVMVTRKGEGILMGAGTALTQHFMEVRGLGLIDIRQMFGIRAIRFQKRVELIVKLEEWDPATEYTRTGLDDDTTTLLEIELPLVRLPIFSGKNITVIAEVIALNYLLKHYGYNPAKVFAEKLQETIAQKSSGKGKPGDRSIPYFEHDFE
- the raiA gene encoding ribosome-associated translation inhibitor RaiA, with amino-acid sequence MNIKLTARHFKARPDLQQFAADAVHSLRHVYDGILGADIVLEDETKMGVDKTAEISLFVNKDRLVAKERTDEFKKSIVGCVDKLERMLVKYKQKRHENRHHQKTEPQTGTIY